Sequence from the Aromatoleum petrolei genome:
CTCGTCGGCGAAAATCCGGCCTCCGCCGTATACGTCCGCAACAAGGTGTCCGGCTGCGAAAAGGCCGGCATCCGCTCGCTGCGCTACGATTTTCCGGCTGATGTCGATGCCGCCGAAGTCATGGCGAAGATCGCCGCGCTCAACGCCGATCCGGCCGTGCACGGCATCCTCGTGCAGCTGCCGCTGCCCAAGCAGTTCAACGAGGCGGAAGTGCTCGAGGCGATCAGCGTCGACAAGGACGTCGACGGCTTCCACGCCGAGAATGTCGGCCGCCTGTCGCAAGGCCAGGAAGCCTTCCTGCCGTGCACGCCGCATGGCGTCATGAAGATGCTCGAGGCCGAGAAAGTGCCAGTGCAGGGCGCCGAGGCCGTCATCATCGGCCGCTCGAACATCGTCGGCAAGCCGATGGCGATGCTGCTGACCAATGCCGGTGCGACCGTCACCGTGACGCACTCGAAGACGCGCGACCTCGCCTTTCACACCCGCCGCGCCGACATCCTCGTCGCCGCTATCGGCAAACCGCGTTTCGTCACGGCCGACATGATCAAGCCGGGCGCCGTCGTGATCGACGTCGGCATCAACCGCCTCACCGAGGGGCCGGATGCCGGCAAGCTGTGCGGCGACGTGGACTTTGCGGGGGCGAAGGACGTCGCCTCCGCGATCACGCCGGTGCCCGGTGGCGTCGGCCCGATGACCATCACCATGCTGCTCGCGAACACCGTCGAGTCGGCCGAACGCGCGCTGCGCAGGAAAGGTTAATTCTCATGAGCGACAAGCCCCTGATCGGGATCATCATGGGATCCAATTCCGACTGGCCCACCATGCAGGCCGCGGCGAAGATCCTCAAGGAATTCGGTGTTCCCTACGAGGCGCGCGTCGTCTCGGCCCACCGTACCCCGGACCTGATGTTCGCCTACGCGGACACCGCCCGCAGCCGCGGGCTGAAGGCGATCATCGCCGGTGCCGGTGGTGCCGCGCACCTGCCGGGCATGGTCGCCGCGAAGACCACCGTGCCGGTGCTGGGCGTGCCGGTCCAGTCCAAGGCGCTGTCCGGCCAGGATTCGCTGCTCTCCATCGTGCAGATGCCGAAGGGCATCCCGGTGGCGACTTTTGCGATCGGCGAGGCCGGTGCCGCGAACGCGGGCCTCTTCGCCGTTGCGCTGCTCGCCAACGAGGACGCCGCGCTGGCGAAGAAGCTCGAGGATTTCCGCGCCCGCCAGACCCAGGCGGTGCTCGACATGACGCTCGACGAGGTCTGATGTGATCCTGCCTCCCGCAACATTGGGAATGCTCGGTGGCGGCCAACTCGGCCGCTTCTTCGTTTCTGCCGCCCATGAAATGGGCTACAAGGTCTGGGTGCTGGACCCGGATCCGAACAGCCCCGCCGGTCTGATCGCCGACCGCCACATCGCCGCCGCATACGACGACTACGCCGCGCTCGACGAGATGGCGCATGGCTGTGCGGCCGTCACGACGGAATTTGAAAACGTTCCCGCGACGACGCTCGACTACCTCGCCAAGTTCGTTCCCGTGCACCCGTCGGCAAGTGCCGTCGCCGTGTGCCAGAATCGTGTCGCCGAAAAGACGTTCCTCGCCGATAACGGCCTGCCGCACGGCCCCTTCGCGGTGATCCGCTGCGAGGAGAATGTGCGCGATGCGGACGAAGCGCTCTTCCCCGCGGTGCTCAAGGTCGCCCGCTTCGGCTACGACGGCAAGGGGCAGGCGCGCGTCGCCAACCGCGAGGAGGCGCTGCACGCCTTCCACCAGTTCGGCGGCGAATCCTGCGTGCTGGAGAAGATGCTCAAGCTCGACAGCGAACTGTCGGTCGTGCTTGCGCGCGACGAGGCTGGCGCGGTGCGCTGCTTCCCGGCCGGCGAGAACAGCCATCGCCACGGCATTCTCGACGTCACCATCATGCCGGCGCGCGTCGAACCGATGCTGGCCGAGCGCGCGCGCGACGTGGCGCAGGCCATCGCAGAGCGCCTCGACTACGTCGGCACACTGGGTGTCGAATTCTTCGTCTGCGGCGGCCAGCTCTTCGTGAACGAGATGGCGCCGCGCCCGCACAACAGCGGCCACCACACCATTGACGCCTGCGTCACCAGCCAGTACGAGCAGCAGGTCAAGGCCCTGTGCGGGTTGCCGCTCGGCGAGCCGCGCGCCCACAGCGCCGCCGTGATGGTGAACCTGCTCGGCGAGCTGTGGTACGACGAGAACGGCGACTACCGCGAACCCGACTGGTCGGTCCTGCAGGCGATCCCCAACCTGCGCATTCACCTGTATGCCAAGCACCACGCCCGGCCCGGTCGCAAGATGGGCCACTTCACCGTGATTGGCGAGGACGCGGCACAGGTTCTCGCCACCGCGCTGCAGGCTCGCGCGGCGATCGGCATCCGCGATGACGGGCACTGATCCTGCGCAGCAGGCGGGCGAGCGCGATGTCCGGCGTGCGGCCGAGTTGCTGCGCGCCGGCGAGCTCGTCGGTATGCCGACCGAGACGGTGTACGGTCTTGCCGCCGACGCCCTGAACGTCGACGCCGTCGGCAAGATCTTCAGTGCCAAGGGCCGGCCGTCCGATCATCCGCTGATCGTCCATCTTCCCGACGCTGCGCACCTGGTGCGTTGGGCGCGAGCCATCCCGAAGGAAGCAATCGCCCTCGCGAATGCCTTCTGGCCCGGCCCGCTGACACTGATCCTCGAGCGCGAGGAGGGCGTACCTGATGCCGTCACCGGCGGGCAGGACACGGTCGGCCTGCGCGTGCCGGATCACCCCGTCGCGCTCGCGCTGCTGCGCGCATTCGACTCCGGCATCGCTGCCCCGTCCGCCAACCGTTTCGGTCGTATCAGCCCCACCACTGCCGCGCATGTGCGCGAGGAACTGGGTGACAAGGTCGCGCTGGTGCTCGACGGCGGCCCCTGCCAGGTTGGCATCGAATCGACCATCCTCGATCTTTCGCGCGGCATGCCCGTGATACTGCGCCCCGGCGCGATCTCCGCCGACGACATCGCCCGCGTCATCGGCCGCCGGCCGGCGGTGCGCACCTCGCATGCAGAGGAGGGCGCCGCTGCGGCCGAGTCCGACGAGCCGCGTGTTTCCGGCTCGCTCGCGGCCCACTATGCGCCGCGCACCCCGCTGCGACTCATCCCCGCCGCCCGCCTGGTCGAGGAAGCCGCTACGCTGGCAGGCGAGGGCAGCCGCGTTGCCGTCCTCGCACGCACGTGCGCGGACCCCAAGGATGCGCGCCTCACCTGGCGCAACGCCCCCGCCGACCCTGCCGGCTTTGCGCACGAACTCTACGCAAACCTGCGCGACCTCGATGCCTGCGGTGCGGATTTCATCGTCGTCGAGGCGCAGCCGGAAACCCCCGACTGGCAAGCGATCTCCGACCGCCTCGGCCGCGCAGCGGTGGGGTCCGGCGACGGAGAGGCTGAACTCGACGAACACGACGAAACCTGAGTGAAAGTTCGCCCTTCCAAAATGCCGGGAGCGTCGCTATAATTCGCCGCTCTTGGGCCGATAGCTCAGCTGGGAGAGCGCTGCGTTCGCAATGCAGAGGTCGAGGGTTCGATCCCCTTTCGGTCCACCAAATTCAAAAGGCCAGACATTGCTCTGGCCTTTTTCACGTCTGCCTGAAGCGCCAGTATTGGCGCGGGTTGCAGCGATTCGTGCGAAAGGTACGGTCGCGCCACAAAGACCACATTCGTCATAAATCGCACAAGAATTAGGCAGAGAGGGCTCTCTGCTCTCTGTTTGTGCGAAAGGCGGTTTTGCACGCGCCTTATACAAATCAACGGGTTGCGAAGGCATGTTTGAAACGTGCCGTGGCGGGCCAGGGCGATCGTGATCGAACTGATACCGCGAGCAGGCCTGGCCGCAGGAGAACGTGGTGACGGCACCCCAGCCCAACAATCCCCTGCACGGCTACTGGAGCGGATCTGGTGTGCTACGGCCGGGCGGTAAGGCGGTCCACTACGTCCTAATGGCGGTTGATACGCTTGTAGCGGTGGCCCACCGTGATGACCTTCCCACTGGTCGACACCACGACGTAGGCGTCTAGCTGGTGCTCGAGCTGCTTGGCGCGCCGCTCGCCGACGTGCTTGAGCAATTGGATGCGTGACGACTTGTCGAAATAGCAGATGACGGCGCCCCTGTGGTCGTACGCCTTGCGTCCCCATTCGATTAGGTAGTCGATCATTGATTCGGAGATGGCCCTTTGCTGCATCTGGGCGACCGCGTGATTGCTGAGCTGCATACCAAATCTCCCGTAATGATGTGGCGATGGGAAGAGTTTGACGCCGCTAGTGGCTCACAGATTGAGCCACATCTCTTGAGGGGACAAACTAAATACTGGCTCATTTCATGAGCTACGTACCGTGGTAACGTCACGATCTTTATGGCATAGGAAAACCGGATGCAAAAACCGGCTGGAGAAATCGTCCTATCGGCGAGCGACCTCTCCTTTTTCGCGGAATGCGCCCATCGGACCTGGCTTGATCGGTTGCATTTGGACCATCCGATGGAGAAGGCCGAGGATGATGAGCAAGCCCTGCTCATCCAGGGAAAGGGATACGAGCACGAGGAGCGGTTCTTCGCGACTCTAAAGGAAGGGGCGAGCTCCTGTGTCGAGATCGACTCCGACTGGTCGCTGGAAAGGAAGCTCGAAGCGACGCGGGCAGCCATCCTCGACGGCGCGCAAGTGATCTACCAAGCGACGCTCAAGCGGGGCAACCTGATGGGGCACGCGGACTTTCTCGTGCGATCCGGCCGGGGAAGCGGGGGGCAATGGCTGTACGAGGTCGCGGATACCAAGCTGGCCCGCTCGACCAAAGCCAAGTTCCTTCTCCAGCTCTGTTTTTATTCCGACCTGCTCTCGGATATCACCGGCGAACTGCCCCTCCACATGCACGTCGAACTGGGGAACGGAAAGCGGGAGAGCTTCAAGGTCAGCGACTATTTCCACTACTACCGCTCGCTGTTGGGCCGGCTGCTCGACTACCTCGCACCCTATCCCGACGGGACGGAAGTACCTTATCCGTCACCTTGCGATCACTGCGACTTGTGCCCCTGGCGGGAACGTTGCGCGGCCAAGCGGATCGATGACGACCACCTTTCCGCCGTCGCGGGAATCACTCGTCAGCAGATAGCCCGCCTCGAAGCCGCCGACATTCGTACCGTGGCCGCACTCGGGGCGCTCCCTGCCTCGCCGACCTTCCCCAAGATCGCGCCCGAGACCTTGGGGAAGTTACACGAACAAGCGCGTCTGCAGATCATTGAACGGGAGATGGGCAGCCAGGTTGTGGAGTTGCTTCCCATCGAAGCGGGAGCGGTTCGTGGATTCGCACGCCTTCCGAGGCCAGACGATGGAGACTTGTTCTTCGACATGGAAGGCGACCCCATGGAGGAAGGGGGCCTCGAATACCTGTTTGGCTTGTATTACTTCGATGCCGGGAAGCCCGTGTTCAAGGCGTTCTGGGCCCATACCCGCGAGGAAGAGCGGCTGGCTTTCACCGAGTTCATCGACTTCGTGATGGCCCGCAGGAGGGCGCATCCCGACATGCACTTGTACCACTACGCGCACTACGAGAACGCGGCAATCAAACGCCTGATGACTTCGCACGGGGTTCGCGAATCCGCCGTGGACCGGTTGCTCCGCGAGGGCCGGTTGGTGGACCTGTACAAGGTCGTGCGGGAAGGCGTCCGCGTGTCGAAAGACAGTTACTCGATCAAGGCGATCGAGGCGTTCTATTCCGAGAAGCGCACCTCTGACGTGAAGAAGGCGACCGATAGCATCGTCGTCTACGAACAGTGGCGAGAATCCAAAGATCCCGCGCTCCTCGAATCCATCCGCAAGTACAACGAGGAGGACTGCCGTTCGACCAGGCAACTGCGTGATTGGCTGCTGTCCTTGCGTCCCGACGAGCTGCCATGGTTCGAAGCGGCTGCCACCACAGCATCGAAGCAACCGGCACGTGCGAAGTCCGACAAGACACAGGAGCACGAGAAGCTCCTGGAGGAGTTCCACGAGCGTCTGGTTGCGCATCCCGAAAACCCAGATCTCGATCCGGAACTGGCTAAGCTGATCGACTCGCTCCTCGACTTCTACCGACGAGCAGCCAAGCCGCAGTGGTGGGCGCTATTCGACCGCCGAGAGGCGGAACTGGAAGAACTGATCGAGGAGCCGGAAGTGATCGGCGGCCTCTACGACCCTGAGTACGTTGGCGAAGGCGAGCGGTGCGGAACATACCGGTACCGCTATCCCGAGCAGGACTTCAAGGTGCGCTCCGGCGACCGAGCCGTTCGTCTCGACAACCTCAAAGAAGCCTTAGTCTGGAAAATCGACGAAGACGAGAATACGGTTGAACTTGAGTTTCGCTTGGGTGACGGGGAGCTTGAGCCTCCCTCGTCAATGTCGGTCTCGATCGGTGCACCGGTCGACACCACCACGATGCAACGCGCCGTATTCGCTTTCGCGGAGTCCCTCGTCCAAGGAGGGAGCCGTTACAAGGCGGTCCGGGATTACCTGCAGCGGCGAACGCCGGACATCCGCGGGCTAGAGCCAGGCCAGCCAATCGTCGGGACGGACGCGGCGCCCCTCGCCGCCGCCATATCCGCGGTCGAACGGCTCGATTCTTCCTACCTCTTCATCCAGGGGCCGCCGGGAACAGGCAAGACCTACACGGGATCGCTTCTGATCGCTTCGCTGCTGAAGGCCGGGAAGCGGGTGGCCGTCTCGTCCAACAGCCACAAGGCTATCAACAACCTTCTCGAGGCGGTCGACAAGCGGATGGAAGAGTCTGGGTGTTCCTACTTCGGGATCAAAAAGATATCGAAGGAGGAGCAGGCGGTCGAGAGCCGGTTCATCGCGAATTTCGATTCCGACAAAGCGATCCTCGAGGCGAACCCCGCGCCCCAACTTGTCGGGGGTACGGCCTGGACGCTCGCCAGGCCCGGTTTCAGGGATACGTTTGACTATCTGTTCATCGACGAGGCCGGTCAGGTTTCTCTGGCGAACACCATCGCGATGGGCATGTGCGCGAAGAACCTGATCCTGCTCGGGGACCAAATGCAGCTCGGGCAGCCGATTCAGGGCAGCCATCCCGGCAGGAGCGGGGAGTCGGCGTTGGAGTACCTCCTTGACGGAGAGTCCACAATTTCAGCGGACAGAGGAATATTCCTGGGGGTGACCTACCGGATGCATCCAGATGTCTGTAGGTTCATATCCGACGCGATCTATGACTCCCGTCTTCTATCGGCGGATTCGACGCTCCAGCAGCGGCTTGTCCTGGACGGTTCGGCTCACCCTGCCCTCCGTCCGACCGGGATCTGCTATTTCCCGATAGCGCACGAGGCGTGCTCGCAACGGAGCGAAGAAGAGGCCGCCGCCGTGCGGGAAATCGTTGAAAGTCTCCTCAGACAGCGGTATCGGGACGGCCAGAGTCGGGAGCATGCTTTCTCCCTCGAAAACATCTTGGTCGTGGCACCGTACAACATGCAGGTCAATCTGCTGAAACGGGTTCTGCCCAATGGCGCCCGGGTCGGCACGGTCGACAAGTTCCAAGGGCAGGAGGCAGAAGTGGTCATCGTATCGATGGCGACCTCAAGCGCAGAATACCTGCCGAGGAATCTGGATTTCCTGTTCAGTAAGAACCGGATCAACGTGGCCGTCTCCCGGGCGAAATGCCTCTCTGTCGTTCTTTTCAGCCCGAAACTCCTGAATCTACGCTGCAAGTCGCCCGGCGAAATGGCACTCGTGAACACCTTCGCCTACCTGAGAGGAGAGAACTGAAGTGGCCCAAGCGGCACGCTTGCGCGACATTGTCGCCATCTTGGAAGCGAGAAAACATCCTGTGCCTCGCGATGTTTTACTGAACGAGTTGGATGTCTCGCTTGCGACGTTCAAACGCGACATAGAGGTGTTGAGGGACCAGTTCCAAGCGCCGATCACCTGGTTGCCCGGCGAGGCCGGACGCGAACGCGGGTACGTCCTGGAGGACAAAGGCTGGTCGTCGGGTAAGCTGGGATTGCCGAGGGCCTGGTTTACGTCGAGCGAGATCCACGCCCTCTTGATGATAGATACGCTGGCCAGCCACATCGCGCCCGGCTTGCTGACGGAACATCTGCAACCTCTCATCACGCGGATAACGCTGGCACTGAGCGCGGCGGACGACACGCCCGAGGATATCCGCTCACGCATCCAGATCCTGGCGTCGGCAGCCCGTCGGCGGGATGCGGCCCATTTCGAGAACGTGGCCCAGGCGACGGTGCGCAGGAACTGCCTGGAGATCCTCTACTTCACCAAGAGCCGGAACGAGCGTAATAGGCGGGTCGTCTCCCCGCAGCGCCTCATCCATTACAAGGAAAACTGGTACCTGGTCGCCTGGTGCCACAAGGCGGAAGGACCGAGGGTCTTTGCATTGGACGGCGTCGAGGAAGCGAAAGTGCTGAAGGAACCCGCGGTCGAGGCGGACAAGGCGGCAATCGACGCCATGGTCGGGAAGGACTTCGGGATCTATTCGGGCGGCGACCGAAAATGGGCGAAGTTGCGGTTCTCCGCGCTGCAAGCGCGGTGGGTCGAGGCCGAAGTCTGGCATCCGGAACAGACGGCTTCCGTCCAGGAGGACGGATCTCTGGTGCTCGAGGTGCCATACAGCGACCCGCGCGAACTCCTGCTCGACGTCCTCAAGTTCGGCCCCGAGGCGGAGGTGCTCGAACCACCCGAACTCCGGGAGGAAGTGCGCTCGCGCCTCCGCCGGGCCCTGTCGCAGTATGAATGATTCAGTGGCTCATTATGTGAGCTACAGCGATCGTTACGATAGCGATATCGACGCGTTACGGCATGGATTCGTGGAAAGCGTCCCACGGAAATTTCACGATTGGAGCGAATGAATATATGGATGCTTGGGAAATTGCACTGAACAAAATAAACGAATTGGTTCTGGCAAAAAGGTTAAAGAAGTCCGTACCGTCGAAGGAGGGTATGTGCTTTTTCGAATGCGACCAGGGGCAATTCGCTTTGGAAGTGCCTCGCCGCACTAGAGGCGTAAAAGGAGCGAAATTTTGGTTCTCATTTCCACCGTCGGTACCCCTCGGCATCGAGGTCGAAGAAAAAGCCCCAGGTGATGGCAGGAATAACAAACTTAACACGACTCCTGGCTCGCGCATGGGCGAGTCCTACGCATGTTGGAACATATTAGTCGGCAATTCCAAGGAGAAACCACGCCAGACCATCGAAGCCATATTGTTCGGATTGAGCGGATCTGCGGAGTCATACGTGCCGGACATGGAGATCGAAGCCGGGATTCAATTTAGTAATGAACACGATCTCGAAAACGAGAAGCCAGAGTCAGCTAAAGAACTTACGGTCTCGGAAAGTGACCAGAAAGGACTGGAAAGCGATACGGTTAGCCTTAGCACGAGCGAACGGGAAGCCGTCGTCAAGGTTCGGTTTGGCCAGGGCGCCTTCCGATCTTCGCTCCTAGATATCGCTGGCGACGTCTGCTGGATGTCCGGTATCGAGGGGAAGGAACTGCTTATAGCCTCGCACATCCAGCCTTGGGCTCATTCCGAGAAGAATCGTGAAGCGAGAGGATGCCCCGACAACGGCCTACTGCTCTCATCACTTTGGGATGCAGCGTTCGACTCCGGACTGGTGACATTCGACGAGGATTGGCGGGTAGTTTCGTCCCCCGCGCTCAGCGAGTCCGCGAAAAAGCACCTTGGGCTTCAGGAAGAAAAGTTTCTTCCAAAGAGTTTCAGAAATCCTCGACGTG
This genomic interval carries:
- the folD gene encoding bifunctional methylenetetrahydrofolate dehydrogenase/methenyltetrahydrofolate cyclohydrolase FolD; translation: MTARIIDGNALSARVRGEIADRAAALSAQGVQPCLAVILVGENPASAVYVRNKVSGCEKAGIRSLRYDFPADVDAAEVMAKIAALNADPAVHGILVQLPLPKQFNEAEVLEAISVDKDVDGFHAENVGRLSQGQEAFLPCTPHGVMKMLEAEKVPVQGAEAVIIGRSNIVGKPMAMLLTNAGATVTVTHSKTRDLAFHTRRADILVAAIGKPRFVTADMIKPGAVVIDVGINRLTEGPDAGKLCGDVDFAGAKDVASAITPVPGGVGPMTITMLLANTVESAERALRRKG
- a CDS encoding helix-turn-helix transcriptional regulator; protein product: MAQAARLRDIVAILEARKHPVPRDVLLNELDVSLATFKRDIEVLRDQFQAPITWLPGEAGRERGYVLEDKGWSSGKLGLPRAWFTSSEIHALLMIDTLASHIAPGLLTEHLQPLITRITLALSAADDTPEDIRSRIQILASAARRRDAAHFENVAQATVRRNCLEILYFTKSRNERNRRVVSPQRLIHYKENWYLVAWCHKAEGPRVFALDGVEEAKVLKEPAVEADKAAIDAMVGKDFGIYSGGDRKWAKLRFSALQARWVEAEVWHPEQTASVQEDGSLVLEVPYSDPRELLLDVLKFGPEAEVLEPPELREEVRSRLRRALSQYE
- a CDS encoding DUF4258 domain-containing protein yields the protein MQLSNHAVAQMQQRAISESMIDYLIEWGRKAYDHRGAVICYFDKSSRIQLLKHVGERRAKQLEHQLDAYVVVSTSGKVITVGHRYKRINRH
- the purE gene encoding 5-(carboxyamino)imidazole ribonucleotide mutase; translation: MSDKPLIGIIMGSNSDWPTMQAAAKILKEFGVPYEARVVSAHRTPDLMFAYADTARSRGLKAIIAGAGGAAHLPGMVAAKTTVPVLGVPVQSKALSGQDSLLSIVQMPKGIPVATFAIGEAGAANAGLFAVALLANEDAALAKKLEDFRARQTQAVLDMTLDEV
- a CDS encoding L-threonylcarbamoyladenylate synthase, encoding MTGTDPAQQAGERDVRRAAELLRAGELVGMPTETVYGLAADALNVDAVGKIFSAKGRPSDHPLIVHLPDAAHLVRWARAIPKEAIALANAFWPGPLTLILEREEGVPDAVTGGQDTVGLRVPDHPVALALLRAFDSGIAAPSANRFGRISPTTAAHVREELGDKVALVLDGGPCQVGIESTILDLSRGMPVILRPGAISADDIARVIGRRPAVRTSHAEEGAAAAESDEPRVSGSLAAHYAPRTPLRLIPAARLVEEAATLAGEGSRVAVLARTCADPKDARLTWRNAPADPAGFAHELYANLRDLDACGADFIVVEAQPETPDWQAISDRLGRAAVGSGDGEAELDEHDET
- a CDS encoding TM0106 family RecB-like putative nuclease, whose translation is MQKPAGEIVLSASDLSFFAECAHRTWLDRLHLDHPMEKAEDDEQALLIQGKGYEHEERFFATLKEGASSCVEIDSDWSLERKLEATRAAILDGAQVIYQATLKRGNLMGHADFLVRSGRGSGGQWLYEVADTKLARSTKAKFLLQLCFYSDLLSDITGELPLHMHVELGNGKRESFKVSDYFHYYRSLLGRLLDYLAPYPDGTEVPYPSPCDHCDLCPWRERCAAKRIDDDHLSAVAGITRQQIARLEAADIRTVAALGALPASPTFPKIAPETLGKLHEQARLQIIEREMGSQVVELLPIEAGAVRGFARLPRPDDGDLFFDMEGDPMEEGGLEYLFGLYYFDAGKPVFKAFWAHTREEERLAFTEFIDFVMARRRAHPDMHLYHYAHYENAAIKRLMTSHGVRESAVDRLLREGRLVDLYKVVREGVRVSKDSYSIKAIEAFYSEKRTSDVKKATDSIVVYEQWRESKDPALLESIRKYNEEDCRSTRQLRDWLLSLRPDELPWFEAAATTASKQPARAKSDKTQEHEKLLEEFHERLVAHPENPDLDPELAKLIDSLLDFYRRAAKPQWWALFDRREAELEELIEEPEVIGGLYDPEYVGEGERCGTYRYRYPEQDFKVRSGDRAVRLDNLKEALVWKIDEDENTVELEFRLGDGELEPPSSMSVSIGAPVDTTTMQRAVFAFAESLVQGGSRYKAVRDYLQRRTPDIRGLEPGQPIVGTDAAPLAAAISAVERLDSSYLFIQGPPGTGKTYTGSLLIASLLKAGKRVAVSSNSHKAINNLLEAVDKRMEESGCSYFGIKKISKEEQAVESRFIANFDSDKAILEANPAPQLVGGTAWTLARPGFRDTFDYLFIDEAGQVSLANTIAMGMCAKNLILLGDQMQLGQPIQGSHPGRSGESALEYLLDGESTISADRGIFLGVTYRMHPDVCRFISDAIYDSRLLSADSTLQQRLVLDGSAHPALRPTGICYFPIAHEACSQRSEEEAAAVREIVESLLRQRYRDGQSREHAFSLENILVVAPYNMQVNLLKRVLPNGARVGTVDKFQGQEAEVVIVSMATSSAEYLPRNLDFLFSKNRINVAVSRAKCLSVVLFSPKLLNLRCKSPGEMALVNTFAYLRGEN
- a CDS encoding 5-(carboxyamino)imidazole ribonucleotide synthase, which codes for MILPPATLGMLGGGQLGRFFVSAAHEMGYKVWVLDPDPNSPAGLIADRHIAAAYDDYAALDEMAHGCAAVTTEFENVPATTLDYLAKFVPVHPSASAVAVCQNRVAEKTFLADNGLPHGPFAVIRCEENVRDADEALFPAVLKVARFGYDGKGQARVANREEALHAFHQFGGESCVLEKMLKLDSELSVVLARDEAGAVRCFPAGENSHRHGILDVTIMPARVEPMLAERARDVAQAIAERLDYVGTLGVEFFVCGGQLFVNEMAPRPHNSGHHTIDACVTSQYEQQVKALCGLPLGEPRAHSAAVMVNLLGELWYDENGDYREPDWSVLQAIPNLRIHLYAKHHARPGRKMGHFTVIGEDAAQVLATALQARAAIGIRDDGH
- a CDS encoding HNH endonuclease, which codes for MDSWKASHGNFTIGANEYMDAWEIALNKINELVLAKRLKKSVPSKEGMCFFECDQGQFALEVPRRTRGVKGAKFWFSFPPSVPLGIEVEEKAPGDGRNNKLNTTPGSRMGESYACWNILVGNSKEKPRQTIEAILFGLSGSAESYVPDMEIEAGIQFSNEHDLENEKPESAKELTVSESDQKGLESDTVSLSTSEREAVVKVRFGQGAFRSSLLDIAGDVCWMSGIEGKELLIASHIQPWAHSEKNREARGCPDNGLLLSSLWDAAFDSGLVTFDEDWRVVSSPALSESAKKHLGLQEEKFLPKSFRNPRRAEYLAYHRAVVFKR